In Camelina sativa cultivar DH55 chromosome 16, Cs, whole genome shotgun sequence, a single window of DNA contains:
- the LOC109129684 gene encoding uncharacterized protein LOC109129684: IDYRGLNRVTVKKKYPLMRIDELLDQLRGATWFSKIDLASGYHQIPIDEADVRKTAFRTRYGNYEFVVIPFGLTNAPTAFMRLMNSVFQEFLDVSVIIFIDDILVYSKSPEEHAVHLRAVLEKLRKQKLFAKLSKCS; encoded by the coding sequence attgattacaggggtctcaaccgggtcactgtgaagaagaagtaccCCCTTATGAGGATCGATGAGTtattggatcagttgagaggtgctacttggttctccaagatagatttggcatcgggttatcatcagatcccgatagatgaggcagatgtgaggaagactgctttcaggacgaggtatgggaattatgagtttgtggtgataccgtttgggttgactaacgcgccaacagcgtttatgagattgatgaacagcgtgtttcaggagtttctagacgtgtctgtcatcattttcatcgacgacatcctggtgtactctaagagtcctgaagagcatgcagtgcatttgagggcagttctggagaagctgcggaagcagaagttgtttgctaagctgagcaagtgtagt